In a single window of the Desulfocurvibacter africanus subsp. africanus DSM 2603 genome:
- a CDS encoding EamA family transporter, with the protein MSFRDTLWALLVVVLWAFNFIVIKTGLDEFPPLLFSSLRFVAAAVPAVLLVGRGGIPWRVILGVGLTLGAGMFSFLTLGMAHGVPPGLASLLMQFQALITPILALAVLGDRPSGWQKAGIGVAVAGIAFIGWELSASASVLGMLLVLGGAASWAMANIQIKQAGNIDAFRLIIWMSLVPPVPLALLSLFFETGQAEALRGLTFTGVAAVLYTGLASTVLAFGIWSRLIRKHSPTVVAPFSLLVPVFGMAFAALLLGEDFGPYRLTAAALVFFGVFLAVLGPRLSPLLQKTRPARPLTTKP; encoded by the coding sequence GTGAGCTTCAGGGATACTCTGTGGGCCTTGCTCGTCGTGGTGCTGTGGGCCTTCAACTTCATCGTCATCAAGACAGGCCTGGACGAATTTCCGCCGCTGCTCTTCTCCAGCCTGCGCTTCGTGGCCGCCGCGGTGCCCGCAGTGCTGCTGGTGGGCCGCGGGGGCATTCCCTGGCGGGTCATTCTGGGCGTGGGCCTGACACTCGGAGCGGGCATGTTCTCATTCCTGACCCTGGGCATGGCCCATGGCGTGCCGCCCGGGCTGGCTTCTCTGCTCATGCAGTTCCAGGCCCTGATCACACCGATTTTGGCTTTAGCAGTGCTGGGGGACCGGCCCTCAGGCTGGCAGAAGGCCGGAATCGGCGTGGCCGTCGCGGGCATCGCCTTCATCGGCTGGGAACTGTCGGCTTCGGCTTCCGTCCTTGGCATGCTGCTGGTTCTGGGCGGAGCCGCCTCCTGGGCCATGGCCAACATCCAGATCAAACAGGCCGGGAACATCGACGCTTTCCGGTTGATCATCTGGATGAGTTTGGTGCCGCCCGTGCCCTTGGCCCTGCTAAGCCTGTTCTTTGAGACCGGGCAGGCCGAAGCCCTGCGCGGACTGACCTTCACCGGTGTGGCGGCCGTGCTCTACACCGGCCTGGCCTCCACCGTGCTAGCCTTCGGCATCTGGAGCCGGCTCATCCGCAAGCATTCGCCGACCGTGGTCGCGCCGTTCTCCCTGCTGGTGCCGGTGTTTGGAATGGCCTTCGCGGCGCTGCTGCTGGGCGAGGATTTCGGGCCGTACCGGCTCACGGCGGCTGCCCTGGTCTTCTTCGGAGTTTTTCTGGCCGTTTTGGGACCCCGCCTGTCTCCCCTTCTGCAGAAAACCCGTCCGGCCAGACCCTTGACGACCAAACCATAG
- a CDS encoding lytic transglycosylase domain-containing protein — MPSHIEPTAASVGTGLSRRQVITTLVIAAAAPLLSPAAALATKGPSRGLHDTGGRVNIVVPDNYDPFARTSRTTYRAKLTKATLRFVEQGYGGRNMPIWGKRLDQVDLEKRVSNLAYWVLAGVEQHAGIWPMDPAWVMAQMMAESFFYEFAISWAFAVGPCQFIPDTARGYGMLVAGDKPEHFASPYAKAELAPRYKDYLQARSKLSDLRRSYAAEGILPPEKAGEKSWRETLREILDGGTSKAERYLEYLELAEKHNQELDAARNDFTDYMRANFEGRDIFRKEDNNFLKAFDGRVFYREPCSSMVRMLAEGLRARSGNIIAAAASYHAGLFSTRDVGCYEPYGRLPPIESTVTYVSRILVNHHEIVARMG; from the coding sequence ATGCCTTCGCACATCGAGCCTACAGCTGCAAGCGTCGGGACCGGTCTGTCCAGGCGTCAGGTCATCACCACTCTCGTCATCGCCGCCGCGGCTCCCCTGCTTTCGCCCGCCGCAGCCCTGGCCACCAAGGGGCCCTCACGGGGGCTTCATGATACAGGCGGCCGGGTGAACATCGTCGTCCCCGACAACTACGACCCCTTCGCGCGTACTTCCCGCACCACCTACCGCGCCAAGCTGACAAAAGCCACGCTCAGATTCGTGGAGCAGGGCTATGGAGGCCGCAACATGCCCATTTGGGGCAAACGGCTCGATCAGGTGGACCTGGAGAAGCGGGTTTCCAACCTCGCCTATTGGGTTTTGGCTGGCGTGGAGCAGCACGCCGGCATCTGGCCCATGGACCCGGCCTGGGTCATGGCCCAGATGATGGCCGAGTCCTTCTTCTATGAATTCGCCATTTCCTGGGCCTTTGCCGTGGGCCCGTGCCAATTCATTCCTGACACAGCCCGGGGGTACGGCATGCTCGTGGCCGGCGACAAGCCCGAGCATTTCGCCTCTCCATACGCCAAGGCCGAGCTGGCCCCGCGCTACAAGGATTACCTGCAGGCCAGGAGCAAGCTGAGCGACTTGCGCAGGTCATACGCGGCCGAGGGCATATTGCCCCCGGAAAAGGCCGGGGAGAAGTCCTGGCGCGAAACGCTCCGGGAGATTCTGGACGGCGGCACGAGCAAGGCAGAGCGCTACCTGGAGTACCTGGAGTTGGCCGAGAAGCACAATCAGGAACTGGACGCCGCAAGGAACGACTTCACGGATTACATGCGCGCCAATTTCGAGGGCCGCGACATCTTCCGCAAGGAGGACAACAACTTCCTCAAGGCATTTGATGGCCGCGTCTTCTACCGGGAGCCTTGCTCGTCTATGGTGCGCATGCTGGCCGAGGGGTTGCGCGCCCGCAGTGGCAACATCATAGCTGCAGCCGCCAGCTACCACGCCGGCCTGTTCAGCACCCGCGACGTGGGTTGCTATGAGCCCTACGGCCGACTTCCGCCTATCGAATCCACAGTGACCTACGTCAGCCGCATTCTGGTCAATCATCACGAGATAGTAGCTCGCATGGGCTGA
- a CDS encoding outer membrane lipoprotein-sorting protein, whose product MRNAHKFILALILALGLAQPAWSAQAIDGDELLRTIDRNLAPESYESYRKLINIEPDGSKREYTLYTVKKGQDRIASVFLAPTSDKGRATLRLGENMWLHIPNVGKPVRITSLQSVTGGIFNNADIMRLDFHVEYTVEGVEDKSESHLLRLKAKTREVAYDRLEMLVDKQALLPTEIRCLAASGMLIKTLYFKKPTDFGDGFMRPAVIETDSPLHKGYKSVMIFAKVQRRDLPDEVFTLNYLPRVESLRQ is encoded by the coding sequence ATGCGCAACGCCCATAAGTTCATCCTGGCGCTTATCCTGGCACTGGGCTTGGCCCAGCCCGCTTGGTCCGCCCAAGCCATCGATGGTGATGAATTGCTGCGCACCATCGACCGCAATCTGGCCCCGGAGAGCTACGAGTCCTACCGCAAGCTCATCAACATCGAGCCGGACGGCTCCAAGCGCGAGTACACGCTCTACACGGTCAAGAAAGGCCAGGACAGGATCGCCTCGGTCTTCCTCGCGCCCACCAGCGACAAGGGACGCGCCACGCTGCGCCTGGGCGAGAACATGTGGCTGCACATCCCCAACGTGGGCAAGCCCGTACGCATCACCAGCCTGCAGTCCGTGACCGGCGGCATCTTCAACAACGCCGACATCATGCGCCTCGACTTCCATGTCGAGTACACGGTTGAGGGCGTGGAGGACAAAAGCGAGTCCCACCTGCTGCGCCTGAAGGCCAAGACGCGCGAAGTGGCCTATGACCGCCTGGAGATGCTCGTGGACAAGCAGGCCCTCCTGCCCACGGAGATCAGGTGTCTGGCGGCCTCGGGCATGCTCATCAAGACCCTGTACTTCAAGAAGCCCACCGACTTCGGCGACGGCTTCATGCGGCCGGCGGTCATCGAGACCGACAGCCCCCTGCACAAAGGCTACAAGTCCGTGATGATTTTCGCCAAGGTCCAGCGTCGGGATTTGCCCGACGAAGTCTTCACCCTGAACTACCTGCCCAGGGTGGAGAGCCTTCGGCAGTAG
- a CDS encoding ABC transporter permease: protein MRSMFKIALRNLLRYKRRTILTSLLIVLGVTMVLLFSGLAGSFKAMMVGIITDSTLGHLQIHRKGYVASIDSLPLNLNMSAKGYEQLAGVLDKDPDVAAYAPRIKLGAMLSNYAETTNVRVTAVDPSKETVVCPALPDRLLDKSVLVAAPLVSPGEIVIPQRVAAAMGVKAGDSVVLIATNKDGSVNGMPFTVGNLIEDVAGPSGKDAYLHIEDARELLRIDSAEVSEVVIRVKDFGSLDKIAGRINMQIQQFTNKQGKPAFEAHTWAKLSPFANIAGMIDLMIVTVKIIMIAIVLISVLNVMLMSVFERVREIGTIAAMGTTPGKILGLFVVEGFVLGLLGAAVGSALGLAGLLAVKYANITFSFARMDNLALRPTIDIGEFLAIAIIVLAASTLAALQPAWKASRMEPVEALGHV, encoded by the coding sequence ATGCGTAGCATGTTCAAGATCGCGCTGCGGAACCTGCTGCGCTACAAACGGCGGACCATCCTAACCTCCCTGCTCATCGTGCTGGGCGTGACCATGGTCCTGCTCTTCTCTGGGCTAGCCGGGTCGTTCAAGGCCATGATGGTCGGCATCATCACCGACTCGACGCTCGGCCACCTGCAGATCCACCGCAAGGGCTACGTGGCGTCCATAGACAGCCTGCCGCTGAACCTGAACATGAGCGCCAAGGGCTACGAACAGCTCGCCGGCGTGCTCGACAAGGACCCTGACGTGGCTGCGTACGCGCCTCGGATCAAGCTCGGGGCCATGCTCAGCAACTACGCCGAGACCACCAACGTGCGCGTCACGGCCGTGGACCCGAGCAAGGAAACGGTCGTATGCCCCGCGCTGCCTGATCGCCTGCTCGACAAGTCGGTCCTGGTCGCCGCACCTCTGGTTTCGCCAGGCGAGATCGTCATCCCGCAGAGGGTGGCCGCTGCCATGGGCGTCAAGGCAGGAGATTCGGTGGTCCTGATCGCCACAAACAAAGACGGCTCGGTCAACGGCATGCCGTTCACCGTCGGCAACCTCATCGAGGACGTGGCCGGGCCAAGCGGCAAGGACGCCTACCTGCACATCGAGGATGCCCGGGAGCTTCTGCGCATCGACAGCGCCGAGGTCTCGGAAGTAGTCATCCGGGTCAAGGACTTCGGCTCCCTCGACAAAATTGCTGGCCGCATCAATATGCAAATCCAGCAGTTCACCAACAAGCAGGGCAAGCCGGCTTTCGAGGCACACACCTGGGCCAAGCTCTCCCCGTTCGCCAACATCGCGGGCATGATCGACCTCATGATCGTCACGGTGAAGATCATCATGATCGCCATCGTGCTCATCAGCGTGCTCAACGTCATGCTCATGTCCGTGTTCGAGCGCGTCAGGGAGATCGGCACCATTGCGGCCATGGGCACAACGCCGGGCAAGATACTAGGTCTGTTCGTGGTCGAGGGCTTTGTCCTGGGCCTTTTGGGAGCAGCCGTGGGCAGCGCCCTTGGCCTGGCCGGACTTTTAGCGGTCAAGTACGCCAACATCACTTTCTCCTTCGCCCGCATGGACAACCTGGCCCTGCGACCGACGATCGATATCGGCGAGTTCCTGGCCATAGCAATCATCGTCCTGGCAGCCTCGACACTGGCCGCGCTGCAGCCCGCCTGGAAGGCCAGCCGCATGGAGCCGGTGGAGGCCCTGGGCCATGTCTAA
- a CDS encoding ABC transporter ATP-binding protein gives MALIELSDISKSYTIGHVSQQALTHITITIDQGKLVTFVGPSGSGKTTLLNIIGCMDKPTQGEVRVAGTRVDTLDRRQAARFRGEHLGFIFQSFNLIPVLSVYENVEYPLLMIKRVSATEREARVWRVLEAVGMMALKDKMPDQISGGQKQRVAVARALVTNPEVVLADEPTANLDQATAHKIITLMREMRDSFGTTFVFSTHDPRIVEHADVVHTIEDGRLVQDSTFLSGGLSHA, from the coding sequence ATGGCCCTCATTGAACTCAGCGACATCTCCAAGTCCTACACCATCGGCCACGTGTCGCAGCAGGCGCTCACGCACATCACCATCACCATCGACCAGGGCAAGCTGGTCACCTTTGTCGGCCCCTCGGGCAGCGGCAAGACGACCCTGCTCAACATCATCGGCTGCATGGACAAGCCCACGCAAGGCGAGGTCCGCGTGGCCGGAACGCGCGTGGACACCCTGGATCGCCGCCAGGCGGCCAGGTTCCGTGGCGAGCACCTGGGGTTCATCTTCCAGTCCTTCAACCTCATCCCCGTGCTGAGCGTCTACGAAAATGTGGAGTACCCGCTGCTCATGATCAAGCGCGTCTCGGCAACGGAGAGGGAGGCCAGGGTCTGGCGGGTGCTGGAGGCCGTGGGCATGATGGCCTTAAAGGACAAGATGCCCGACCAGATTTCCGGCGGCCAGAAGCAGCGCGTGGCCGTGGCCCGTGCCCTGGTCACCAACCCCGAAGTCGTGCTGGCCGACGAGCCGACCGCCAACCTGGACCAGGCCACCGCGCACAAGATCATCACGCTCATGCGCGAGATGCGCGACAGCTTCGGCACGACCTTCGTCTTCTCCACGCACGATCCAAGGATTGTCGAGCACGCGGATGTGGTCCACACCATCGAGGACGGCAGGCTCGTCCAGGACTCCACCTTTCTGAGCGGAGGTCTGTCCCATGCGTAG
- a CDS encoding hemerythrin domain-containing protein — protein sequence MKATQELRNEHEGIQLMLKVLTILARKASSGEPFDRGQAGKIIEFLRVFADKCHHGKEEDVLFPELEKAGIARQGGPIGVMLHEHVSGREFIRRMSEALPARNDKEFAEAATGYIALLSAHIQKENEVLFVMADKVLPAEKQEEMFRSFERIEEERIGPGVHESFHKLMDDLAAQYLAASPGSGA from the coding sequence ATGAAAGCCACACAAGAGCTGCGCAACGAGCATGAAGGTATCCAGCTCATGCTCAAGGTGCTCACGATCCTGGCCCGGAAGGCAAGCAGCGGCGAGCCTTTCGACCGGGGCCAGGCCGGAAAGATCATCGAGTTCCTGCGGGTGTTCGCCGACAAATGCCACCACGGCAAGGAGGAGGACGTCCTGTTCCCGGAACTCGAGAAGGCGGGGATCGCCAGGCAGGGCGGGCCGATCGGAGTTATGCTACACGAGCACGTGTCCGGCCGGGAATTCATCCGGCGCATGTCGGAGGCGCTGCCGGCCAGGAACGACAAGGAATTCGCCGAGGCCGCGACAGGCTACATCGCCCTGCTGAGCGCACATATTCAGAAGGAGAACGAGGTTCTCTTCGTCATGGCGGACAAGGTCCTGCCGGCCGAAAAGCAGGAGGAGATGTTTCGGAGCTTCGAGCGGATCGAGGAGGAGCGGATCGGCCCCGGCGTCCACGAGTCCTTCCATAAGCTCATGGACGATCTGGCGGCGCAATACCTGGCCGCAAGCCCGGGCAGCGGAGCCTGA
- a CDS encoding desulfoferrodoxin FeS4 iron-binding domain-containing protein, translating to MANSGETYKCDVCGQVVKVQTGGAGTLVCCEQPMKKVT from the coding sequence ATGGCCAACAGCGGCGAGACCTACAAGTGTGACGTGTGCGGGCAGGTGGTCAAGGTGCAGACGGGCGGCGCGGGCACGCTCGTGTGCTGCGAGCAGCCCATGAAGAAGGTAACATAG
- a CDS encoding ABC-type transport auxiliary lipoprotein family protein, producing the protein MTQPRGLTHTLLALVLSVSAVLLSGCLGALQQDPEPKSYYVLEARQPEQPLREPALKGTLLVRDIRVAPPFNTRSLTYRSGPSEYAADYYHLYLAQPGDLVTQQVRTWLGQSGLFRNVALPGSGLNADFILEGLVTELYGDFRDGKNAKAVVAAQFFLLDERGAGREIALSRSYRREAQLPERTPEGLMAAMNQAFSAVLRALSADLGSLDAAR; encoded by the coding sequence ATGACACAGCCACGCGGCCTCACCCACACCCTGCTCGCCCTTGTGCTCTCCGTCTCGGCCGTCCTGCTGTCAGGCTGTCTCGGAGCCTTGCAGCAGGACCCGGAGCCCAAGAGCTACTACGTGCTCGAAGCCCGCCAGCCGGAGCAGCCCCTGCGCGAGCCCGCCCTGAAAGGCACGCTGCTGGTGCGCGACATCCGCGTAGCTCCGCCCTTCAACACGCGCAGCCTGACCTACCGCTCCGGCCCGTCGGAATACGCCGCCGACTACTACCACCTATACCTGGCTCAGCCGGGCGATCTGGTGACCCAGCAGGTGCGCACCTGGCTGGGCCAAAGCGGGCTGTTCCGAAACGTGGCCCTGCCCGGCAGCGGCCTGAACGCCGATTTCATTCTCGAAGGCCTGGTAACCGAGCTGTACGGCGACTTTCGGGACGGTAAGAATGCCAAGGCCGTGGTCGCGGCGCAGTTCTTCCTGCTGGATGAACGCGGAGCCGGGCGCGAGATAGCCCTGAGCCGCTCCTATCGCCGCGAGGCGCAACTGCCCGAGCGCACGCCCGAGGGACTCATGGCTGCCATGAACCAGGCTTTCTCCGCTGTCCTGCGGGCCTTGTCAGCCGACCTGGGCAGCCTGGACGCTGCACGCTGA